A single Natrinema pellirubrum DSM 15624 DNA region contains:
- a CDS encoding transposase, which translates to MTVYVHSWPSLRDAQLSQRETDQPTDVSPDDTDEEDYLYRDELLATFLSVAVSKIQSIPPERAAALVLRQFEGDSFDALERRLRRNHSFREALDYEPEDVPDGTSLWRAFDDLHPDELRDCLQSMYGDLLADHDHAGEFVVIDSTHIAAWANT; encoded by the coding sequence ATGACGGTCTACGTCCACAGCTGGCCGTCCCTGCGGGACGCCCAGCTGAGCCAACGCGAAACTGATCAGCCAACCGACGTCAGTCCAGATGATACCGACGAAGAGGACTACCTCTACCGCGACGAACTTCTCGCGACGTTTCTCTCGGTTGCTGTCTCAAAGATTCAGTCGATCCCGCCCGAACGAGCCGCCGCTCTGGTCCTCCGGCAGTTCGAGGGCGACTCCTTCGACGCCCTCGAACGCCGTCTCCGACGGAATCACTCCTTCCGGGAAGCTCTCGACTACGAGCCAGAGGACGTCCCGGACGGGACGTCGCTCTGGCGTGCCTTTGACGACCTTCACCCCGATGAACTCCGTGACTGCCTCCAATCGATGTATGGCGACTTACTCGCTGATCACGATCACGCCGGTGAGTTCGTCGTGATCGACAGCACGCACATCGCCGCCTGGGCAAACACATGA
- a CDS encoding deoxyhypusine synthase, which translates to MDDNSHDHVVPGSDEELATADVQGYDFRGEFDFQEMLESYATTGFQATQLAEAIDIAEQMQDADATIYLTCTSNIISSGLREVVAHLVREGYVDVLITTAGSLAEDVIKTAKPFKMGAWDADEAALREQGINRLGNLFVPSDRYVWLEKYLYDFFDEFFAEEKVRTPTAFARELGETLDDPDSVLKQAADNDVPVYCPALTDAEVGNFLYYYRQGYDSEVGIEILDDYDSLIEDGMLADTTGLIAVGGGVPKHHAIMTNLFRGGADYVVYISTGMEGDGSLSGAPPNEAVSWGKIKDDEQTNYTQVEAEATLVFPLLVAGAFSD; encoded by the coding sequence ATGGACGACAATTCTCACGATCACGTTGTTCCTGGAAGTGACGAAGAGTTGGCGACGGCAGACGTGCAGGGCTACGATTTCCGTGGCGAATTCGATTTTCAGGAGATGCTGGAATCCTACGCGACGACGGGCTTTCAGGCAACGCAACTCGCAGAGGCCATCGACATCGCCGAGCAAATGCAAGACGCCGATGCCACGATCTATCTCACGTGTACGTCGAATATCATCTCATCGGGATTGCGTGAAGTCGTCGCCCACCTCGTTCGCGAAGGGTACGTCGACGTGCTTATAACGACTGCGGGATCGCTGGCAGAGGACGTCATCAAGACGGCGAAGCCGTTCAAAATGGGGGCGTGGGACGCGGACGAAGCCGCGCTCCGGGAACAGGGAATCAACCGTCTTGGAAATCTCTTCGTTCCCTCTGACCGCTACGTCTGGTTAGAGAAGTACTTGTACGACTTCTTCGATGAGTTCTTCGCTGAAGAAAAGGTTCGGACACCGACAGCGTTCGCCCGCGAGTTAGGGGAGACACTTGACGATCCAGATTCGGTTTTGAAGCAAGCGGCTGACAACGATGTTCCTGTGTACTGTCCAGCGTTGACAGACGCTGAAGTGGGGAACTTTCTCTATTACTACCGACAAGGGTACGACTCGGAGGTTGGCATCGAGATTCTTGACGACTACGACTCGCTCATCGAGGATGGGATGCTAGCCGATACGACAGGTCTGATTGCAGTCGGAGGGGGCGTACCGAAACACCACGCGATTATGACGAATCTGTTCCGTGGTGGAGCGGATTATGTCGTCTATATTTCGACCGGTATGGAAGGCGATGGGTCACTCTCTGGAGCGCCCCCGAACGAGGCAGTCTCGTGGGGGAAGATCAAAGACGATGAGCAGACAAATTACACGCAGGTTGAGGCAGAAGCAACGCTCGTCTTCCCACTGCTCGTGGCGGGCGCTTTCAGCGATTAA
- a CDS encoding IS6-like element ISNpe9 family transposase: MLADLLSESYAAEFDECWERERTATPVRAFAVQLHATGCSLRETQAILRSLGVERSHQAIWHWVHRLADSVPDPPTAKPSRVAVDETAVRINGDRSWMYAAIDLDTKLILDVALFGRRGTDPAAAFLHGLSEKHDLSDAEFLVGGAGYLTALSRLGLSGHLDYVDRNHIEKWFHTLKMRIDRFHTSWVGSRATVREWLEQFVHYYNTQRPHQSLNGQMPAEVLN; this comes from the coding sequence ATGCTCGCAGACCTGCTCAGCGAGAGCTACGCGGCGGAATTTGATGAATGTTGGGAGCGTGAGCGGACGGCGACGCCCGTCAGGGCGTTCGCCGTCCAGCTCCACGCGACTGGTTGTTCGCTCCGAGAGACACAAGCGATTCTTCGCTCACTCGGCGTTGAACGCTCTCATCAAGCAATCTGGCACTGGGTGCATCGGCTAGCTGACAGCGTGCCAGACCCGCCGACGGCGAAGCCGTCGCGGGTCGCGGTAGATGAAACCGCTGTCAGGATTAACGGCGACCGATCTTGGATGTACGCTGCAATAGACCTCGACACGAAACTCATTCTCGATGTCGCGCTCTTTGGGCGGCGAGGTACCGATCCAGCTGCTGCGTTTCTGCATGGACTCAGCGAGAAACACGATCTCTCCGACGCTGAGTTTCTCGTCGGTGGTGCTGGCTATCTGACTGCCCTCTCTCGATTGGGATTGAGCGGTCACCTCGACTATGTCGATCGAAACCACATCGAAAAGTGGTTTCACACGCTCAAAATGCGGATCGACCGCTTCCATACTTCGTGGGTGGGCAGTCGGGCGACCGTCAGAGAATGGCTTGAACAATTTGTACACTACTACAACACACAGCGACCGCACCAGTCACTCAACGGACAGATGCCAGCGGAGGTGCTAAACTAG
- a CDS encoding DUF7509 family protein, whose translation MRERLFEALDESEYIQHDASKSDFLVYLMGPYKSYPPYESPTPEETDVATSRPTLNEITRRLQRGELTLDQDEALALLISLKRDLREQNGVNAFLATDPQIPLDEMDAATQSIEYTKAATATVFIAPAMGDNLGVGIEIGSVCEHLDQPELLTDVAFYGEENVESAMIKAVSERWHVTIDDFRSYEDLYKAIRAHLRAVA comes from the coding sequence ATGCGAGAGCGACTCTTCGAGGCTCTAGACGAGAGCGAATATATCCAACACGATGCCAGCAAGTCCGATTTTCTCGTATATTTGATGGGGCCGTACAAATCATATCCACCATACGAATCTCCAACGCCGGAGGAAACTGATGTCGCGACGAGCCGCCCAACACTCAACGAGATCACCCGTCGGCTACAGCGTGGTGAACTAACGTTAGATCAAGACGAGGCGTTAGCACTACTGATCTCACTAAAGCGAGATCTGCGAGAGCAGAACGGAGTGAACGCGTTCCTCGCTACTGATCCGCAGATCCCGTTGGATGAGATGGACGCAGCGACACAAAGCATCGAGTATACGAAAGCGGCAACGGCGACTGTCTTCATCGCTCCTGCAATGGGTGACAATCTCGGCGTTGGGATCGAAATCGGGTCCGTATGCGAACATCTCGATCAACCGGAATTGCTGACGGACGTAGCGTTCTATGGAGAGGAAAACGTCGAGAGTGCGATGATCAAGGCCGTCTCTGAACGATGGCACGTTACGATCGACGATTTCAGAAGTTACGAAGACCTCTACAAAGCTATTCGAGCCCATCTGCGTGCTGTTGCGTGA
- a CDS encoding transposase codes for MVAPGTRFTLAVLPMEANDFRAKREAVRILIETAREYVSIRQVYLDRGFYQVHVVAELERLEVDYLVRVRPSKGMKDRLSAGAETVVDEYLMQRKRKPTATVAVTVFAVPHRSSEDEYVWFVTNLAIEASSARAYATAFRRRWGIETSYRQIGDFLPRTSSPTFSVRLFYFLFAVTLYNLWILANILISDGPVPTKPPLSTKIFRTFVLSTDYG; via the coding sequence ATCGTTGCACCAGGAACGCGATTCACGCTTGCTGTCCTTCCGATGGAGGCGAACGACTTTCGCGCCAAGCGCGAAGCCGTTCGCATCCTCATCGAAACAGCACGAGAGTACGTCTCAATCAGACAGGTCTATCTCGACAGAGGGTTCTACCAAGTTCACGTCGTCGCAGAACTCGAACGTCTTGAGGTAGACTATCTCGTTCGTGTACGCCCGAGCAAGGGGATGAAAGACCGTCTCAGCGCCGGCGCTGAGACGGTCGTCGATGAGTATCTGATGCAACGCAAGCGCAAACCAACTGCTACAGTCGCAGTAACGGTGTTTGCAGTACCCCACCGATCAAGCGAAGACGAGTACGTCTGGTTTGTGACGAATCTCGCCATTGAGGCTAGCTCAGCAAGAGCGTACGCGACGGCGTTCCGCCGCCGCTGGGGGATTGAAACGTCGTATCGCCAGATCGGCGACTTCCTTCCGAGAACGTCGTCGCCGACGTTCTCGGTGCGGCTGTTCTACTTTCTGTTCGCGGTGACGCTCTACAACCTTTGGATTCTCGCAAATATATTGATCTCAGACGGCCCAGTTCCGACGAAACCACCGCTCTCGACGAAGATTTTCCGTACATTCGTGCTGTCCACTGACTACGGGTAA
- a CDS encoding transposase, with the protein MDVAAELPVTLTMEVGSRNDCAAFEPLIEEFDKRYDTDNIQAALADAGFDSQGNREFTQEKLDCPLLTAINPRRSAPLKAIRDEIKELFKNHGDEIDSPYDALERLPQEQLSEYGIEVGSVEETYIFQAIKERMHRHLRAGVERVFSRLKSFTGLDRVRARKENNVETHVVLSAVALVATSLTTKRQGRPGLVRSPSRLI; encoded by the coding sequence GTGGATGTAGCCGCAGAGCTGCCGGTCACCCTCACGATGGAGGTCGGCAGCAGGAACGACTGTGCGGCGTTCGAACCGCTCATCGAGGAGTTCGATAAGCGGTACGACACCGACAATATCCAGGCAGCACTGGCTGATGCGGGCTTCGACAGCCAAGGCAATCGAGAGTTCACCCAGGAGAAACTCGACTGTCCGCTGCTGACGGCGATCAATCCACGACGCTCAGCGCCACTGAAGGCGATCCGCGACGAGATCAAGGAGTTGTTCAAGAACCACGGTGACGAGATTGACAGTCCGTACGACGCACTCGAACGGTTACCACAAGAGCAACTCTCAGAGTACGGCATCGAGGTCGGCAGCGTCGAAGAGACCTACATCTTCCAGGCGATCAAGGAACGAATGCATCGACACCTGCGGGCAGGTGTCGAGCGAGTATTCTCTCGGCTGAAGTCCTTTACCGGCCTCGATCGCGTCCGCGCACGCAAGGAGAACAACGTGGAAACTCACGTCGTGCTTTCGGCAGTCGCTCTGGTCGCAACGTCACTCACCACAAAACGACAGGGGAGACCAGGACTGGTACGTTCTCCCAGTCGCCTCATCTGA
- a CDS encoding helix-turn-helix domain-containing protein — protein MADRFSIRSDGGALQTRDNDHEGGDERPELDIDLPEDSLFTLEEYLEMYSVAASEPAFKILTALSEEDRLSESELSKMLDREGNELHYYLRKLKRSALVRNRRDPNTGTEEPYSYYTLTDLSEIVLEYGLKEGIEKLAKEEADISDTYSG, from the coding sequence ATGGCTGACCGATTCTCAATTCGATCCGATGGAGGTGCGCTTCAGACGCGGGATAACGATCACGAAGGAGGTGATGAGAGACCTGAGCTAGATATCGATTTGCCAGAGGACAGTCTGTTTACGCTAGAAGAGTACTTGGAAATGTACAGTGTTGCAGCCTCTGAACCCGCGTTTAAGATCTTGACTGCATTAAGCGAGGAAGACCGCCTCAGCGAAAGTGAACTCTCCAAAATGCTTGATAGAGAGGGGAATGAGCTACATTATTACCTCCGGAAGCTCAAGCGTTCTGCACTCGTTCGGAACCGCCGAGACCCGAATACGGGGACTGAAGAGCCGTATTCCTACTATACGCTTACTGACCTTAGCGAGATTGTTCTGGAATATGGTCTCAAGGAAGGTATAGAGAAATTGGCAAAAGAAGAAGCAGATATCAGCGATACATATAGTGGATAG
- a CDS encoding HalOD1 output domain-containing protein, with amino-acid sequence MGNPTTSTRPSPAIEIVNRVAEMEEQDPLDLPPLYDSVDPDALDRLAESSYIQLNYIGYDIIVNRGTITISQ; translated from the coding sequence ATGGGGAATCCAACTACGAGTACACGACCTAGTCCAGCCATTGAAATTGTAAATAGAGTGGCCGAAATGGAGGAACAGGATCCCCTAGACTTGCCACCACTATATGATAGCGTTGATCCTGATGCACTGGATCGCCTTGCTGAATCAAGTTATATTCAGCTCAACTATATTGGATATGATATAATTGTAAATCGCGGTACAATCACCATCAGCCAGTAA
- a CDS encoding tyrosine-type recombinase/integrase: protein MSADSELSNELQRVLQEFGPNLKPLSPNEAVQKFLANEKSELAPNTLDEYERELTRFVDFCDENDVEDTTEFDGRVIHDFKIWRRDKAHDGEGSLSNKTMRDEMYLFRKFLRFLESIDAVTPRLYAKIEIPTLDPGEGERDIEFASDELNSILTHLEKYEYATREHAVWVLFAATGRRPSGLRALDLKDVHLDEDEAYIEFHHRVDGEAETRLKNKKSSENTVHLAESAALVLQDYIDTNRVDVTENSRSPLLTTTHGRLSDSSIRKYVYKWSRPCVIGNGCPEGRTKEECEAIESSDCAVKCPFSKPPVALRHGYISNLRRQGVSLHTISDRCDVSEETIEKHYSELTDKEKRELRREELETHARNDDGYL, encoded by the coding sequence ATGTCGGCCGATTCCGAGCTCTCGAACGAGCTTCAGCGGGTGCTCCAAGAATTTGGTCCCAACCTGAAGCCGCTTTCGCCCAACGAAGCGGTGCAGAAGTTCCTGGCGAACGAGAAGTCGGAATTGGCCCCAAATACGCTTGATGAGTACGAACGGGAACTGACCCGATTTGTGGATTTCTGTGATGAGAACGATGTCGAAGATACCACCGAATTCGATGGCCGTGTCATTCATGACTTCAAGATCTGGCGGCGCGATAAGGCACATGACGGTGAAGGATCCTTGTCGAACAAGACGATGCGAGATGAGATGTACCTCTTCCGGAAGTTCCTGCGATTCCTGGAGTCGATTGACGCGGTAACTCCCCGTCTGTATGCGAAGATCGAGATCCCGACGCTCGATCCAGGTGAAGGAGAACGAGATATCGAGTTCGCTTCCGACGAACTCAACTCGATTCTCACACATCTTGAAAAATACGAGTACGCAACCCGTGAACACGCTGTTTGGGTACTCTTCGCTGCAACAGGGAGGCGTCCCAGTGGACTTCGCGCACTTGACCTCAAGGACGTCCACTTAGATGAGGATGAGGCATACATCGAGTTCCACCACCGCGTGGATGGAGAGGCCGAAACACGGCTCAAAAACAAGAAAAGTAGCGAGAACACGGTTCATTTGGCTGAATCTGCTGCCTTAGTCCTTCAGGACTACATCGATACTAACCGAGTCGATGTTACTGAGAACAGCCGTTCTCCCCTCCTTACCACAACTCACGGTCGATTGTCGGACTCCTCCATTCGGAAGTACGTCTACAAGTGGAGTCGGCCCTGTGTGATTGGGAATGGATGCCCGGAAGGTCGAACCAAGGAAGAGTGTGAGGCAATAGAGTCCAGCGACTGTGCAGTGAAGTGCCCGTTCAGCAAGCCTCCTGTAGCTCTCCGACATGGCTACATCTCCAACTTACGAAGACAGGGGGTTTCGCTACACACGATCAGCGACCGGTGCGACGTGTCCGAGGAAACTATTGAGAAACACTACAGCGAGCTCACTGATAAGGAGAAACGAGAACTGCGGCGTGAGGAATTAGAAACCCACGCAAGAAACGACGACGGATACCTTTGA
- the trkA gene encoding Trk system potassium transporter TrkA: protein MHITIIGAGEVGRTIAATLADLHEVVVIDCDEQVAEELTYAHDVLAIHGDGRDIEILREAKINRADLVIACTDDDDVNTVICATVTMITNAFTVARVRHRTLFETWNNHPGAFGVDFMICTDSLTSEAVFRISGLPAAQEVDTFANGLVRMATFETDPESPFVNQTVREIDLDKSVTVAAIFRDDELVLPTGETVIQSTDRIVVIGSASGVTNVANRISVSSRSPTDEVVIAGASEIGLQIARLFEEHGYHPRVIEQDPDRARNAAEALSRTTVLEGDPADIGFLERERIEDADLVITALPDDERNLLVSLVARQLGVSETVAIVENIEYTELFETVGANVTVNPREETAEEIIRFTRLVPTEKIVLLDHDSAEVIEIVVTEESILAGREIRDSTASLPDGVIIGAIARTGELVTPRGTTVIRPEDHVILFVDTDALDEITKVI, encoded by the coding sequence ATGCATATAACAATCATCGGAGCTGGTGAAGTCGGACGAACGATCGCTGCAACGCTCGCAGACCTTCACGAGGTAGTTGTTATTGATTGTGATGAGCAGGTCGCCGAGGAACTCACGTACGCGCATGATGTACTCGCTATTCACGGAGACGGTCGAGATATTGAAATACTACGAGAGGCCAAAATCAACCGAGCGGATCTCGTAATCGCGTGTACCGACGATGACGACGTCAATACCGTTATCTGTGCGACCGTAACGATGATCACTAATGCGTTCACGGTTGCCCGAGTGAGACACCGAACGCTCTTCGAAACGTGGAACAATCATCCGGGTGCGTTCGGTGTCGACTTCATGATCTGTACGGACTCGTTGACGTCCGAAGCAGTGTTTCGAATTTCTGGACTCCCTGCTGCACAAGAGGTTGATACGTTCGCGAACGGTCTCGTCCGAATGGCTACATTCGAAACCGACCCAGAGAGTCCGTTTGTCAATCAAACCGTGCGCGAGATTGATCTGGATAAATCGGTAACGGTTGCGGCGATCTTTCGCGACGACGAGTTAGTACTTCCAACTGGTGAAACAGTAATACAGTCCACCGATCGAATCGTGGTTATCGGAAGCGCAAGCGGCGTTACGAACGTTGCAAATCGTATTTCGGTGTCATCGCGAAGTCCGACTGACGAGGTCGTTATCGCCGGTGCGAGCGAGATTGGCTTACAAATAGCCCGACTGTTCGAAGAGCACGGCTATCACCCCCGAGTAATCGAACAGGATCCTGATCGCGCCCGAAACGCGGCCGAAGCACTCTCACGTACGACAGTACTTGAAGGAGACCCCGCAGACATCGGATTTCTGGAACGCGAACGCATCGAAGATGCTGATCTCGTCATCACTGCATTGCCGGACGACGAACGGAACTTACTCGTATCGTTAGTAGCCCGTCAGCTCGGGGTCAGCGAAACCGTCGCTATCGTCGAGAACATTGAGTACACCGAATTATTCGAGACCGTCGGCGCCAATGTGACCGTGAATCCGCGCGAAGAAACCGCCGAAGAGATCATTCGATTCACTCGACTTGTCCCTACTGAAAAGATCGTACTGCTTGACCACGATAGTGCGGAAGTGATCGAAATCGTAGTTACAGAAGAAAGTATTCTCGCAGGTCGTGAAATCAGGGATTCTACGGCGAGTCTTCCGGATGGAGTTATTATTGGAGCGATCGCTCGAACTGGTGAACTCGTGACGCCTCGAGGAACGACCGTAATCAGACCGGAGGATCACGTCATTCTGTTCGTAGATACGGACGCACTCGACGAGATCACCAAAGTTATCTAA
- a CDS encoding uroporphyrinogen-III synthase, with protein sequence MSQPTVAVLRPDDDRIVEAVEYLQSLDVSPIPDPMLTIEPTGQVPQHADYCVFTSETGVNLVATAGWKQRETTVCAVGDQTETALRNRGYSVDVVPPTFTSTGLVDELAAEVEGQTVELARSVHGSDVLVEGLEAAGAVVRETHLYRLERPETAGKSVSLAINGELNGILFTSPKTVEYFVQIATERDAVTALQRGLEETIVGAIGPPTEHAVDKHGVAVDIVPDTVGFRRLAEVTVRRIRGIQQ encoded by the coding sequence ATGTCCCAGCCGACAGTGGCTGTCCTTCGACCAGACGATGACCGTATCGTCGAAGCGGTCGAGTATCTCCAGTCACTCGATGTTTCCCCGATTCCGGATCCAATGCTGACAATCGAACCGACCGGTCAGGTCCCACAGCACGCGGACTACTGTGTCTTTACGAGCGAGACCGGCGTCAACCTAGTTGCGACAGCAGGATGGAAACAACGGGAAACCACCGTTTGTGCCGTTGGAGATCAGACTGAGACCGCGTTACGCAATCGGGGCTATTCGGTCGATGTCGTTCCACCAACGTTCACGTCCACAGGACTCGTCGACGAGTTAGCCGCCGAGGTTGAGGGTCAAACTGTCGAACTCGCCCGAAGTGTACACGGTAGCGACGTACTGGTTGAAGGACTGGAAGCAGCGGGTGCAGTCGTCAGAGAAACGCATCTGTATCGCTTGGAACGACCGGAGACAGCCGGAAAGTCAGTTTCACTGGCGATAAACGGTGAGTTGAATGGCATACTGTTCACATCGCCGAAGACAGTCGAGTACTTCGTACAGATCGCGACTGAACGTGACGCTGTCACTGCACTACAACGAGGACTGGAGGAGACAATTGTTGGCGCGATAGGACCCCCGACAGAACATGCTGTCGATAAGCATGGGGTCGCTGTCGATATCGTGCCGGACACAGTCGGTTTTAGACGACTTGCCGAGGTCACCGTACGTCGAATTAGAGGTATCCAACAGTAA
- a CDS encoding tyrosine-type recombinase/integrase — protein MNLEPIEPDRSLELYIADRENSVTQATIYSHRSRLGHFIRWCDDEGITNLNELSGRQLHEFRIWRRMEGDLSPATEKTQMDTLRVFIKWLESIDGVEQDLHTKVLSPNLTGDDNIRDEMLGSERADRILNYLEKYEYASRPHIVLTLMWHTMMRVGEIHALDCADYDPAKQSLEVVHRPGTGTTLKNQGKGERFVALSDHVCELLDDWLEHTRPSVTDEHGREPLIATSQGRAHTTTLRGDCYRFTRPCVVTGECPHGREIEQCEATAYDGASGCPSVESPHALRRGGITHALQEGWPMKAVGDRANVSETVLSMHYDSRSEVEKMEQRRDYLDDF, from the coding sequence ATGAATCTCGAACCCATCGAACCCGACCGCTCACTCGAACTGTACATCGCTGACCGCGAAAACAGCGTCACCCAAGCAACCATCTACTCCCATCGTTCACGACTGGGTCACTTCATCCGGTGGTGCGACGACGAAGGGATCACAAATCTGAACGAGCTGTCTGGACGCCAGCTTCACGAGTTCAGAATCTGGCGGCGAATGGAGGGTGACCTCTCACCAGCGACTGAAAAGACCCAGATGGATACACTGCGAGTGTTCATCAAGTGGCTGGAGTCGATTGACGGCGTCGAACAGGATCTGCACACGAAGGTTCTGTCACCGAATCTGACCGGCGACGACAACATCCGCGATGAGATGCTGGGTTCCGAACGGGCAGACCGGATACTGAACTACTTGGAGAAGTACGAATACGCGTCGCGGCCACACATCGTTCTCACGCTGATGTGGCATACGATGATGCGGGTGGGTGAAATCCATGCACTGGACTGTGCTGATTACGACCCTGCCAAGCAGTCGTTGGAGGTGGTCCACCGTCCCGGCACGGGAACGACGCTGAAGAATCAGGGGAAAGGGGAACGTTTCGTCGCCCTTTCAGATCACGTCTGTGAGCTGCTGGATGATTGGTTGGAGCATACTCGACCGTCGGTGACTGACGAGCACGGTCGGGAACCGTTAATTGCGACATCCCAGGGGCGTGCTCATACGACAACGCTACGCGGTGACTGCTATCGGTTCACGAGGCCCTGTGTCGTGACTGGGGAGTGTCCTCATGGTCGTGAGATCGAACAGTGTGAAGCAACAGCGTACGATGGAGCTTCTGGATGCCCGTCTGTGGAGAGCCCCCACGCACTACGCAGGGGAGGTATCACTCACGCGCTTCAGGAAGGATGGCCGATGAAGGCGGTCGGGGATCGTGCGAACGTCTCAGAAACAGTACTCTCGATGCACTATGATTCGCGTTCAGAGGTAGAGAAAATGGAACAACGGAGGGACTACTTGGACGATTTCTAA